A genome region from Euphorbia lathyris chromosome 4, ddEupLath1.1, whole genome shotgun sequence includes the following:
- the LOC136226914 gene encoding glyoxylase I 4 has product MAEEKGPLMALNHISRLCRNVDSSIEFYRNVLGMELTKRPQALENFNGAWLFNYGVGIHLVQAKDEDRLPDPQHELDPMDNHISFQCEDMEAMETRVKEHKVEYKKRIIEDEENGSKIEQLFFKDPDGFMIEICNCENMRLVPASSLSVAKIKLPLDRHIPPLDLNSTS; this is encoded by the exons ATGGCGGAAGAGAAGGGTCCTCTAATGGCATTGAATCATATTTCTAGGCTTTGTAGAAATGTGGACAGTTCGATAGAATTCTATAGAAATGTTCTTGGAATGGAATTGACAAAGAGACCACAAGCTTTGGAGAATTTCAATGGAGCTTGGCTCTTTAACTATGGTGTTGGGATTCACTTGGTACAAGCAAAGGATGAGGATAGATTGCCTGATCCTCAGCATGAATTGGATCCGATGGACAATCATATATCTTTCCAG TGTGAAGACATGGAAGCAATGGAGACAAGGGTGAAAGAGCATAAGGTGGAGTACAAAAAGAGAATaatagaagatgaagaaaatgGAAGTAAAATAGAACAGCTCTTCTTTAAAGACCCAGATGGATTTATGATAGAGATATGCAATTGCGAAAATATGAGGCTTGTTCCTGCTTCTTCACTTTCCGTTGCCAAAATAAAGCTTCCTCTCGATAGGCATATCCCACCTCTTGATCTCAATTCCACCTCATAG
- the LOC136226913 gene encoding uncharacterized protein isoform X1, which translates to MYRDVSSCNTYNYGDALYWDARYVHEGGSFDWYQRYSSLRPFVRRFIPTSSRVLMLGCGNALISEDMVKDGYEEIMNIDISAVAIDMMTKKYEYSPQLKYMQMDVRDMSFFPDESFDGIIDKGTLDSLMCGNDAPLSATQTLGEVSRLLKPGGIYMLITYGDPTVRMLHLRRSVYNWKIELYIIPRPGFEKPSNSSSSHPFLEPVPITEKGLLPADFVLEDPDSHFIYVCKKMVETTRVDNMPNYPLIDHEL; encoded by the exons ATGTACCGAGACGTTTCTAGCTGCAACACCTACAACTATGGCGACGCTCTCTATTGGGATGCGCGCTATGTCCACGAAGGTGGTAGCTTCGACTGGTACCAGCGTTACTCGTCCCTTCGTCCCTTCGTTCGTCGTTTTATTCCTACGTCTTCTCGGGTTCTCATGCTTGGCTGTGGAAATGCCC TCATTTCAGAAGACATGGTCAAGGATGGATATGAAGAAATTATGAACATTGACATTTCGGCAGTGGCCATTGACATGATGACAAAAAAATATGAGTACAGCCCTCAGCTCAAAT ACATGCAAATGGATGTTAGAGATATGAGCTTCTTCCCAGATGAATCTTTTGATGGCATCATCGACAAGG GAACTCTTGATTCCTTGATG tGTGGGAACGATGCTCCACTTAGTGCTACTCAGACATTGGGTGAAGTGAGCAG GCTCCTTAAACCTGGAGGAATTTATATGTTG atAACTTACGGTGATCCCACGGTGAGGATGCTTCATCTAAGGCGATCTGTATACAATTGGAAAATCGAACTGTACATAATAC CAAGACCGGGATTTGAAAAACCATCCAATAGTTCATCATCACACCCATTTTTGGAACCTGTACCTATCACGGAAAAGGGCTTGCTTCCAGCTGATTTTGTGTTGGAAGATCCAGATTCTCACTTCATATATGTGTGTAAAAAGATGGTTGAAACAACTAGGGTTGATAACATGCCAAACTACCCATTGATAGATCATGAGTTGTAG
- the LOC136226913 gene encoding uncharacterized protein isoform X2 yields the protein MYRDVSSCNTYNYGDALYWDARYVHEGGSFDWYQRYSSLRPFVRRFIPTSSRVLMLGCGNAQDMVKDGYEEIMNIDISAVAIDMMTKKYEYSPQLKYMQMDVRDMSFFPDESFDGIIDKGTLDSLMCGNDAPLSATQTLGEVSRLLKPGGIYMLITYGDPTVRMLHLRRSVYNWKIELYIIPRPGFEKPSNSSSSHPFLEPVPITEKGLLPADFVLEDPDSHFIYVCKKMVETTRVDNMPNYPLIDHEL from the exons ATGTACCGAGACGTTTCTAGCTGCAACACCTACAACTATGGCGACGCTCTCTATTGGGATGCGCGCTATGTCCACGAAGGTGGTAGCTTCGACTGGTACCAGCGTTACTCGTCCCTTCGTCCCTTCGTTCGTCGTTTTATTCCTACGTCTTCTCGGGTTCTCATGCTTGGCTGTGGAAATGCCC AAGACATGGTCAAGGATGGATATGAAGAAATTATGAACATTGACATTTCGGCAGTGGCCATTGACATGATGACAAAAAAATATGAGTACAGCCCTCAGCTCAAAT ACATGCAAATGGATGTTAGAGATATGAGCTTCTTCCCAGATGAATCTTTTGATGGCATCATCGACAAGG GAACTCTTGATTCCTTGATG tGTGGGAACGATGCTCCACTTAGTGCTACTCAGACATTGGGTGAAGTGAGCAG GCTCCTTAAACCTGGAGGAATTTATATGTTG atAACTTACGGTGATCCCACGGTGAGGATGCTTCATCTAAGGCGATCTGTATACAATTGGAAAATCGAACTGTACATAATAC CAAGACCGGGATTTGAAAAACCATCCAATAGTTCATCATCACACCCATTTTTGGAACCTGTACCTATCACGGAAAAGGGCTTGCTTCCAGCTGATTTTGTGTTGGAAGATCCAGATTCTCACTTCATATATGTGTGTAAAAAGATGGTTGAAACAACTAGGGTTGATAACATGCCAAACTACCCATTGATAGATCATGAGTTGTAG